CAACCAAAAACCCTTTTCCAACTCTGTGTGGCTAATTACTGATTTCTGAACAATTAGGTGGCTGGAGCAGGGTGCCATGGGGTTTCAGCCCTGGTGTCTCCAGCCTGCAAAGCTAAACTATGGTGTTTTTGGGAAGATGGGGTAGAAAAGGGATAGGCAAATAGTGTTGGGTGAGAAAGAAGGTGAAACAGAGCTGGATAGTGTTTCTCAAGCAATCCCTTTTTCCATGAATTAGGCCACTTTCTCCAGCTCACAGCTGTTCCTGGTGGCTGTCTTGTGTTGGcagggaagctgagctgcaggtGGCAGCCCCTGATGCTCCTCTGTGTCCAAGCAGGGCAGGGTCCTCCCTGCCTGAAGTGCTGAAATGCTCCTGGGACAGCACAGACCCCCCCAAGCTCTGTGACATGCCCCCATCTTTAGTCCATTTAGTGGGCTGCCTGCCTGAAAACTCCACTTTTAGCCAGGGTGACtctcttttactgaaaaattaatgtcATCTAGTGTAGTACCTGTGATGGCTTTGCTGCCACGGGGGCCTGCAGCCGAGGCACAGCATGTGaccccatttttctttttttgggggctCACTTTTCAAAACTTAGGACAGTCCTGATACCCACTACAGTTTTCTGCTGTAATAGCGGACTGTATGCCTATATGCCTGTCTACTTTAGTTACATGGGGGACAAAATAGAGCTGGCTAAAATATTTTGGAGTAAATGACTTGGATTTTATCATCTAAGTGGTAGTAATTTGATTGGTCCAAAGGGTTCTTCTACAGGCACAGCTAAGTATCAGGTAGCACTTAAATGAAATAGTAGCTAATAAAAGCCTTGTGTTTGCTTCTGCCTGTCTGTTATAAAGCATGATATAGCTGTCTCTTTTGTAATTCTCTGATGTGAATCTACCTTGCAAAATGTTTGTCACATGAGGTGTCTGGTGAGTTTTATCAACAAAAACAACAATGGAAGCGTTTGGTAAAATTTGTTCAAAACCTTTGGCTTGTACTGGTAACTAAATATTCCATAAATAAAACCTGTAGCAATTTCCTTTACTAAACTTGCAGTAATCTTCATGAAAATCAGAAGCCAAACTTGATTTCTGCTGAGCCAAGAACAGACCGATGCCCTTTATCCTAGATAGACTGCTCTCTTAATGCtgttttctaaggaaaaataaCTCTTCTGCGGTTTGCCAATACCCTCTAGGGGCTGTTGAGAAAATTTACCATCAAGTTTGGGTTTTGATTGCTTCACTTTGTTGCTCTGTTGCTGAAAACCAAAGTGCAGAATTTCCCCCTTCACCCTGCTCTGCCGTCCCACCCTGCTCAGCCTGGAGGATGTGAGGGTGCAGGAGGCACAGGCTTTGCAAGCCAGGGTGCAGGAGCACCCACAAAGCAGGAGCACTGGGGTGGCAGCTGGTGCTTCGTGTTTGAAGTCCTCTGACAGCGTAGCAAGGTTAGATAGCAAAAGCACGTATTCTCTGTGCCTTACAGCAATAAGGACAAAAGAATgatcatttttctgtttgtttctctgcAGACAAGAGCTCTGTCATCATGTCAGTCAGCGTCCACGAGAACCGTAAATCCCGGACTAGCACCGGCTCCATGAACATCTTGCTCTTTCACAAAGCTTCCCACCCAGACTGCGTCCTGTCCCATCTGAACACCCTGCGGAAGCACTGCATGTTCACCGATGTCACCCTCTGGGCAGGAAACAGGTCATTCCCATGTCACCGGGCAGTGCTGGCTGCCTCCAGCAGGTACTTTGAAGCCATGTTTAGCAACGGCCTTCGGGAGAGCCTGGATGATGAGGTGAACTTCCATGACAGCCTCCACCCAGAGGTGCTGGAGCTACTGCTGGACTTCGCTTATTCCTCTCGGATCATCATCAACGAGGAGAACGCCGAGTCTCTCCTGGAGGCTGGAGACATGCTGCAGTTCCACGATGTCCGAGACGCGGCAGCTGAATTCCTTGAGAAGAACCTCTACCCTTCCAACTGCCTGGGCATGATGCTGCTCTCCGATGCTCATCAGTGCCGGCGGCTCTATGAGCTCTCCTGGAGGATGTGCCTGGTCAACTTTGAGACCGTTCACAAGAGTGAGGACTTCAACAACCTTTCCAAGGACACTCTGCTGGACCTCATCTCCAGTGATGAGCTGGAAATCGAGGATGAAGAAAAGGTCTTTAAGGCTGTCATCCAGTGGGTGAAATACGATCTGGATGAGCGGAAGGCTTATCTCCCAGAACTTCTGAGGAATGTTCGTCTGGCCTTGCTTCCCTCTGAATGCCTCAAGGAAGCCTTGGCTTGTGAGGACTTGATCATGGTGGATGAAAGGAACAAGCTTGTCTTGGATGAAGCTATTCAGTGCAAGAAGAAGATCCTCCAGAATGACGGGGTGGTCACCAGTCCCTGTGCCAGGCCTCGCAAAGCTGGTCACACCTTGCTGATCCTGGGAGGACAGACCTTCATGTGTGATAAGATCTACCAAGTAGATCACAAAGCGAAGGAAATTATCCCCAAAGCAGACCTGCCAAGTCCACGCAAGGAGTTTAGTGCCTGTGCCATCGGCTGCAAAGTCTATATCACTGGAGGCAGGGGCTCAGAGAACGGGGTCTCAAAAGATGTATGGGTGTATGACACTGTTCATGAGGAATGGTCAAAAGCTGCCCCAATGTTAATAGCTCGGTTTGGGCACGGCTCGGCTGAATTGGAAAACTGCCTGTATGTTGTTGGTGGACACACTGCAGTCGCTGGAGTCTTTCCTGCATCTCCTTCTGTTTCCTTGAAGCAAGTAGAGAAGTATGATCCCATATCCAACAAGTGGACGATGGTGGCTCCTTTGAGAGATGGAGTGAGCAACGCTGCGGTGGTGAGCGCCAGGCTCAAGCTTTTTGTCTTTGGTGGGACCAGCATTCACCGAGACATGGTGTCCAAAGTGCAGTGCTATGATCCAGCTGAGAATCGGTGGATGATCAAAGCCGAATGCCCGCAGCCCTGGCGCTACACGGCAGCCGCTGTCCTGGGCAGCCAGATTTTCATCATGGGAGGAGACACGGAGTTCACGGCAGCATCCGCCTACCGCTTCGACTGCGAGACGGACCAGTGGACGCGCATTGGGGACATGACAGCCAAGCGCATGTCGTGCCATGCTCTGGCTTCGGGGAATAAACTCTATGTGGTGGGGGGTTATTTTGGCACTCAGCGGTGCAAAACGCTGGACTGCTACGACCCTACGTCAGACACATGGAACTGTATCACAACAGTGCCTTACTCGCTCATCCCCACAGCTTTTGTCAGCACCTGGAAGCACTTGCCGTCATGATGAGGGTCAGGGCTCAGGGGCTTGTATCCAGGAGGTCAATAAGGTAAGGGTCTTCTCCTCTTTAACAGAAACTTGCTGTCTTGCCTCAATTGCATCTGCACACACCATGCCGAGGACACGGGTTCCCGGTTGCTCATATTTCACGAGAAGGGTACATTTAGATCTGGGATGCGGCGCCAGGAAAGAGTAATCGGCTCTGCAGTGTTGTAAGTCTAGCTAGCTCCCAGATTTCTCTGTTACCAGATGATCCTCACAGTATCTCAAGAGGTACATCTACGTAGGTGGTTGCAAGCAGGCCacagctcctctccctctgctccaaGCCATGGATGTGCCAGCGTCACCCTTCAGTGGGTGTGTGGGTAGGGCGGGCAGATGGTCCACGACTGCTCTCACAGCTGTCACGATGGAATATGTCCTGTCCCCATGTGGTTGAAAGGGTTAAGGTTTCTAAAAGCACTTGCATATGAGTCCTGGGAGATACTAGGGCAAGTGCTTTGGAGAAAGTCTCAGTAGTTCAATATTTTTACTGAGTATCTGGGCAGTTTATTCAGAGCTGATTAATATGTAGGCAAGTGACCCTCGGGATACCAGAAAATCCTAGATCTCTTTTTATGCTCtatatttacatttcagtggGTAGCAGAAGCAAAAGCTTAGAAGCCGTGGTGCATTTGATGGTCCTGGTGTTTATTTAACATCCAAACTGTTGCTGGTTAAATCAGAACTTCTGAGACTTCTGTGTGAGACCTGAGTGGGAGGGAAGGGGTTTTGTAACCA
This sequence is a window from Athene noctua chromosome 13, bAthNoc1.hap1.1, whole genome shotgun sequence. Protein-coding genes within it:
- the KLHL25 gene encoding kelch-like protein 25; translation: MSVSVHENRKSRTSTGSMNILLFHKASHPDCVLSHLNTLRKHCMFTDVTLWAGNRSFPCHRAVLAASSRYFEAMFSNGLRESLDDEVNFHDSLHPEVLELLLDFAYSSRIIINEENAESLLEAGDMLQFHDVRDAAAEFLEKNLYPSNCLGMMLLSDAHQCRRLYELSWRMCLVNFETVHKSEDFNNLSKDTLLDLISSDELEIEDEEKVFKAVIQWVKYDLDERKAYLPELLRNVRLALLPSECLKEALACEDLIMVDERNKLVLDEAIQCKKKILQNDGVVTSPCARPRKAGHTLLILGGQTFMCDKIYQVDHKAKEIIPKADLPSPRKEFSACAIGCKVYITGGRGSENGVSKDVWVYDTVHEEWSKAAPMLIARFGHGSAELENCLYVVGGHTAVAGVFPASPSVSLKQVEKYDPISNKWTMVAPLRDGVSNAAVVSARLKLFVFGGTSIHRDMVSKVQCYDPAENRWMIKAECPQPWRYTAAAVLGSQIFIMGGDTEFTAASAYRFDCETDQWTRIGDMTAKRMSCHALASGNKLYVVGGYFGTQRCKTLDCYDPTSDTWNCITTVPYSLIPTAFVSTWKHLPS